A window of Cyclopterus lumpus isolate fCycLum1 chromosome 14, fCycLum1.pri, whole genome shotgun sequence contains these coding sequences:
- the zgc:158291 gene encoding brain-specific homeobox/POU domain protein 3, protein MMSMNSKQPFSMHPILHEPKYNPLHSSSEAIRRACLPSASLQGNIFAGFDETLLQRAEALAAVDIVAQKSHPFKPDATYHTMTTMTSMACTPNSSSGHLHHPSVLTSHHHPGHHQSAQGLDGDLLDHLTPGISLGGMSGSDVCNSASHTAHAAHMSAINHMQHHHHHHQQSMNMHQHALSHGSLGGGVLDSEPDPRELESFAERFKQRRIKLGVTQADVGSALANLKIPGVGCLSQSTICRFESLTLSHNNMVALKPILEAWLEEAERAQREKMSKPEIFNGGDKKRKRTSIAAPEKRSLEAYFAVQPRPSSEKIAAIAEKLDLKKNVVRVWFCNQRQKQKRMKFSATH, encoded by the exons ATGATGTCGATGAACAGCAAGCAGCCTTTCAGTATGCACCCGATCCTCCACGAGCCCAAGTACAACCCGCTGCACTCCAGCTCGGAGGCGATCCGCAGGGCCTGTCTGCCCTCTGCATCG CTCCAGGGCAACATCTTCGCCGGCTTCGATGAGACTCTGCTGCAGAGAGCCGAGGCTCTGGCCGCGGTGGACATCGTGGCCCAGAAGAGCCACCCCTTCAAACCGGACGCCACCTACCACACCATGACCACCATGACCAGCATGGCCTGCACCCCGAACTCCTCCTCCGGGCACCTGCACCACCCGTCCGTGCTCACCTCACACCACCACCCGGGGCACCACCAGTCGGCCCAGGGCCTGGACGGcgacctgctggaccacctcacGCCGGGCATCTCCCTGGGAGGCATGTCCGGCTCCGACGTCTGCAACTCGGCGTCGCACACCGCCCACGCCGCACACATGTCGGCCATCAACCACatgcagcaccaccaccaccaccatcagcaGTCCATGAACATGCACCAGCACGCGCTGTCCCACGGCTCCCTGGGGGGCGGCGTCCTGGACTCGGAGCCCGACCCGCGGGAGCTGGAGTCGTTCGCCGAGAGGTTCAAGCAGAGGCGGATCAAGCTCGGGGTGACGCAGGCGGACGTGGGCTCGGCGCTGGCCAACCTCAAGATCCCCGGGGTCGGGTGTCTGAGCCAGAGCACCATCTGCAGGTTCGAGTCCCTGACGCTGTCGCACAACAACATGGTGGCCCTGAAGCCCATCCTGGAGGCCTggctggaggaggcggagcgggCGCAGAGGGAGAAGATGTCCAAGCCGGAGATCTTCAACGGCGGGGACAAGAAGAGGAAACGAACGTCCATCGCGGCCCCGGAGAAGCGGTCCCTGGAGGCCTACTTCGCCGTGCAGCCGAGGCCCTCGTCGGAGAAGATCGCCGCCATCGCCGAGAAACTGGACCTGAAAAAGAACGTGGTCCGGGTTTGGTTTTGCAACCAGAGGCAGAAGCAGAAACGAATGAAGTTCTCTGCGACGCACTAA